Proteins from one Ornithobacterium rhinotracheale genomic window:
- a CDS encoding alpha-2-macroglobulin family protein gives MKKCLFLALFLFISWNLNAQNKNLMQDWNQIEKKVENGDYKSLVPALDAIYQKAEKNNDLPSKIKALLIKANVETSVSDKVDYKLDIVKLFKSEIQKSKGTERAIWQAYLAKLYNTYYIPSRSKNFSTAQRSDDFREWTQQQKIEAIKELLNEATANPALLDKPLKNYKLLVEGDLQKNILIQTLYDLVLYEAYEIMDNFSQESEAANQYLIKLRDFQKQKKNQNWLYYEIAIFKEQWNDEQISKEKYLAELKELYTQNSNNPWSTMALYEWAKLYNEASPEIYDMVTAKIKQFKDFAYTPFLEALAKNLKQSEIEIASIKNWTPNTNLPIKISHRNIGNKIYYRLYEISLTKRLRYDLNEYFNGTIDDFKDFKIVAKGEVDIKKFDDLKTHKTVVPLSFPKGNYYLLFSSRPDFNEKSALSGSEITVRDWNNDKLLLTDKNTNAPLKKAKATILVYDQELGKIIKKTPVVTDENGVIPFSLTSRRYYLEYYLEKDGVFVNFYPEAKKTKEDNFEHTSAKILTDRNLYRPGQEVFVKAIVYDDVNMRPKTNLNYTILLKNAKYETIASKEIKTNSFGSSTTSFILPTNDMPGNYQLMIKDLGQTGIRVEEYKRPNFEVKLNPYEGQATLNQTVNITGNVMSYAGANIPNATVEYNVRRIELEPYRFFFSNRKEVQIKSGKTATNAQGNFEISFDATSNAPASQAKYFSYDVRVKVTDPSGETHSANKRYSFSNVPFYITTETQGSKLSSNFKEIDIKTFNVNNQPVSEKVKVELFAYEPNDRILIPFKNNSDYEILSKSEFIKELPHVAYMGDSLKVKNLVFAEEYTTQENTKFQLPQQLAAGHYKLIISQNANGAEIKTERNIVVLDDQSLKINENAFFVMQFDQSKQFNPGEKAIVYFGGAAKGGHVKIEIYGKNNTLIKREFVPVYGKLIRYEIPIKEEYRGNISLSLSYEKFNYTQSENFTILVPFNNKKLEITTETFRSLLEPGKGEKWKFKVKKNDGKPAEAEVLATMYDASLNAIYRKNNINFFPYRSNYNYHTAYNNILKFFSTIPETEDIKFKEYNFPLSLNLFGLNLSSTNYDIVVGFGRQKRAAFTGSLEGVAKAVDLSALKSALKEERVVIGNNPRNFKDNEPKENLSIRKNLNETAFFYPDLKTDANGDFWVEFTAPESLTTWNFQALAQTKDFSFGYLEKSVKTQKELMVNPNMPRFLRVGDEVSLRTRIDNLSNQPISAQVHLDLINPANNKLFDKEFKLKNKAQAVNIPAQASQVVTWKIKVPAGEPAVLYRIFAKGQKHQDGVENMLPILSNQVLVTQTMPLYVNRGQSKRFVMPNVEPNSKTRDNISMKFEITKNPTWFAVLSLPYLDNPDFKTTDNVLNAFISNAMSYQIMQDNPAFENLWKSYREQHKFESPLAQNSEYKNLALQATPWVLDAKNEKERMLKLSNYFNKNQAELNINRYLAQLEAMQLNNGAFPWFKDGKENLYESVYVLQNLGEFLQDHPAFKAKTKKIVAGLVNYLDGQILKEWRETKNPFERSYLIDRVVRFLYGRSFFVKEHPFSQELSQINDYVLRESFHHMNNYTIRGKGILALTLNSYNRKAEAQKVMHFIKERATISEEMGMYWNEKFSSWFYSDIERQAVLIRAFDKVSNDQESVDLMKIWLLKNKETNQWDNNKNTAAAVNALLNVGGNLMNESTDVEIKIGGKTWQPTKGDEIGGVYNETWQPNEIKPSLGQIELKKETPGTAWGALYYQYLENMDKVKSTETGLSVKKEMYKRSNMNDNEKLVPINDKTTLKIGDIVLVRLKIQADREMEFVHLKDMRAAGLEPVKQVSGYQWVSGLVYYQSTKDIATHFFIDRLGKGFHIIEYEMLVNNAGDFSNGYSEFQSFYAPGFLSRTAGQRIQVED, from the coding sequence ATGAAAAAATGCCTTTTCTTAGCATTATTCCTCTTTATCTCATGGAACCTTAATGCCCAAAATAAAAACTTGATGCAAGATTGGAATCAGATTGAAAAAAAAGTGGAAAATGGTGATTACAAATCCCTTGTTCCTGCCTTGGATGCGATTTACCAAAAGGCAGAAAAAAACAACGACCTCCCGAGTAAAATCAAGGCTTTGCTCATAAAAGCCAATGTAGAAACTTCGGTGAGCGACAAAGTGGATTATAAACTGGACATTGTAAAACTTTTTAAATCTGAAATTCAAAAAAGCAAAGGCACCGAACGCGCTATTTGGCAGGCGTATTTAGCCAAACTTTACAATACTTACTATATCCCGTCGAGAAGCAAAAATTTCTCTACTGCGCAACGAAGCGATGATTTTAGAGAATGGACACAACAACAAAAAATAGAAGCCATCAAAGAATTGTTGAATGAAGCAACCGCCAATCCTGCACTGCTGGACAAGCCACTTAAAAATTATAAACTACTCGTGGAAGGTGACTTGCAAAAGAATATTTTAATCCAAACATTGTATGATTTGGTGCTTTACGAAGCCTATGAAATCATGGACAATTTTTCGCAAGAATCCGAAGCTGCTAATCAATATTTAATTAAATTAAGGGATTTTCAAAAACAGAAAAAAAATCAAAATTGGCTGTATTATGAAATTGCAATTTTCAAAGAGCAATGGAACGATGAGCAAATTAGCAAAGAAAAATATTTAGCAGAATTAAAGGAACTCTATACTCAAAATAGCAATAACCCGTGGAGTACAATGGCGCTGTATGAATGGGCAAAATTGTACAACGAGGCTAGCCCTGAGATTTACGATATGGTAACGGCTAAAATCAAGCAATTTAAGGATTTTGCCTATACGCCATTCTTGGAAGCTTTGGCTAAAAATTTAAAACAATCAGAAATTGAAATTGCAAGTATCAAAAATTGGACACCAAACACCAATTTACCCATAAAAATTAGCCATAGAAATATCGGAAATAAGATTTATTACCGACTATACGAGATTAGTTTAACCAAAAGATTACGCTACGACTTGAACGAATATTTCAATGGAACAATTGATGATTTCAAGGATTTTAAAATTGTAGCCAAAGGCGAAGTAGACATCAAAAAATTTGATGATTTAAAAACACACAAAACTGTAGTTCCCTTATCTTTCCCAAAAGGAAATTATTACTTGCTCTTCTCCTCTCGCCCCGATTTTAATGAAAAATCTGCTTTGTCTGGTTCCGAGATCACTGTAAGAGATTGGAACAACGACAAGCTTCTTCTTACGGATAAAAACACCAATGCACCGCTTAAAAAAGCTAAAGCAACTATTCTGGTTTATGACCAAGAATTGGGAAAAATAATCAAAAAAACACCCGTGGTGACAGATGAAAACGGAGTGATTCCTTTTTCTCTCACCTCTCGCAGATATTACCTTGAATATTATTTAGAAAAAGATGGTGTTTTTGTAAATTTTTATCCTGAAGCAAAAAAAACAAAAGAAGATAACTTTGAGCATACCAGTGCTAAAATCTTAACCGATAGAAATTTGTATCGCCCTGGACAAGAAGTTTTTGTAAAAGCCATTGTTTACGACGATGTAAATATGCGTCCAAAAACAAATCTTAACTACACTATATTGCTCAAAAATGCTAAATACGAGACTATTGCAAGCAAAGAAATAAAAACTAATAGCTTTGGTTCTTCAACCACATCTTTTATTCTCCCTACCAATGACATGCCTGGCAACTACCAATTGATGATTAAAGATTTAGGACAAACAGGAATCAGAGTAGAAGAGTACAAACGCCCAAATTTTGAAGTAAAACTCAATCCATACGAAGGGCAAGCTACATTGAACCAAACAGTGAATATTACAGGAAATGTAATGTCTTATGCAGGAGCCAATATCCCGAACGCTACGGTAGAATACAATGTGCGCCGCATAGAACTTGAGCCTTATCGTTTCTTTTTTTCAAATAGAAAAGAGGTGCAAATCAAAAGTGGAAAAACCGCAACCAATGCGCAAGGAAATTTTGAAATTAGCTTTGACGCCACAAGCAATGCTCCTGCTAGCCAAGCTAAATATTTCTCATACGATGTACGCGTAAAAGTAACCGACCCTTCGGGCGAAACGCATAGTGCCAACAAACGATATTCTTTCTCAAATGTGCCTTTCTACATCACAACAGAAACCCAAGGAAGCAAATTAAGTTCTAACTTTAAAGAAATTGACATTAAAACATTTAATGTAAATAATCAGCCTGTTTCTGAAAAAGTAAAAGTCGAGTTATTTGCCTACGAACCAAATGATAGAATTTTAATTCCGTTTAAAAACAATAGCGATTACGAAATTTTATCAAAATCCGAATTTATAAAAGAATTGCCGCATGTTGCATACATGGGCGACTCGCTTAAAGTGAAAAATTTAGTTTTTGCGGAAGAATACACAACACAAGAAAATACTAAATTTCAATTGCCACAACAATTGGCAGCGGGGCACTACAAACTTATCATTTCTCAAAATGCAAATGGTGCCGAAATAAAAACGGAACGCAATATAGTAGTCCTTGACGACCAAAGTTTAAAAATCAATGAAAATGCGTTTTTTGTAATGCAATTTGATCAAAGCAAACAGTTCAATCCTGGCGAAAAAGCCATTGTATATTTCGGCGGAGCTGCCAAAGGAGGACATGTGAAAATTGAGATTTATGGCAAGAACAATACGCTAATCAAAAGAGAATTTGTACCAGTGTATGGCAAACTTATTCGCTACGAAATTCCAATCAAAGAGGAATATCGTGGCAATATTTCCTTGAGCCTTTCGTATGAAAAATTCAACTATACCCAAAGCGAAAATTTCACCATTTTAGTTCCTTTTAATAATAAAAAATTAGAAATCACTACCGAAACATTCCGCTCGCTGCTTGAACCTGGCAAGGGTGAGAAATGGAAATTTAAGGTGAAGAAAAATGATGGAAAACCAGCTGAGGCAGAGGTTTTAGCAACGATGTATGATGCTTCGCTCAATGCTATTTATAGAAAAAACAACATCAACTTTTTCCCATATCGTTCAAACTATAATTATCACACGGCATACAATAATATTTTAAAATTCTTTAGTACAATTCCAGAGACTGAAGACATTAAATTTAAAGAATACAATTTCCCATTATCGTTAAATCTTTTTGGTTTAAATTTAAGCTCCACAAATTATGACATAGTGGTAGGCTTTGGCAGACAAAAACGAGCAGCTTTTACGGGATCGCTTGAAGGTGTTGCAAAGGCTGTAGATTTATCTGCCCTAAAATCAGCCTTAAAAGAAGAAAGAGTAGTTATAGGGAATAACCCAAGAAATTTTAAAGACAACGAGCCAAAAGAAAATCTATCTATCCGAAAAAATTTAAACGAAACCGCCTTTTTCTACCCTGATTTAAAAACCGATGCCAATGGGGATTTCTGGGTAGAATTTACAGCTCCAGAGAGCTTAACGACTTGGAATTTCCAAGCTTTGGCGCAGACCAAGGATTTCAGCTTTGGCTATTTAGAAAAATCGGTAAAAACACAAAAGGAATTAATGGTGAATCCAAATATGCCGAGATTCTTGCGCGTGGGAGATGAGGTGTCCCTCCGAACACGAATTGATAATCTTAGCAATCAGCCCATTAGCGCGCAGGTGCATTTAGATTTAATTAACCCAGCTAATAATAAGCTGTTTGACAAGGAATTTAAACTGAAAAATAAAGCGCAAGCAGTAAATATCCCTGCCCAAGCTAGCCAAGTGGTAACTTGGAAAATTAAAGTGCCTGCGGGAGAGCCTGCCGTGCTATATCGAATTTTTGCCAAGGGGCAAAAGCACCAAGATGGCGTGGAAAATATGTTGCCAATTTTGAGCAACCAAGTTTTGGTTACGCAGACAATGCCCTTGTATGTGAACAGAGGGCAAAGCAAGCGCTTTGTGATGCCAAATGTGGAGCCAAATTCAAAGACAAGAGACAATATTTCTATGAAATTTGAAATTACTAAAAACCCCACTTGGTTTGCCGTTCTCTCCTTGCCGTATTTGGATAATCCTGATTTTAAAACCACTGATAATGTGCTGAATGCCTTTATCTCAAATGCAATGAGCTACCAAATTATGCAGGATAATCCAGCCTTTGAAAATCTCTGGAAATCCTACCGAGAGCAGCATAAATTTGAGTCGCCACTTGCGCAAAATAGCGAGTATAAAAACTTAGCACTTCAAGCCACACCGTGGGTGCTAGATGCTAAGAATGAGAAAGAAAGAATGCTTAAATTGTCAAATTATTTTAATAAAAATCAAGCAGAATTAAACATCAATCGCTACCTCGCTCAGCTAGAAGCTATGCAGCTGAATAATGGCGCCTTCCCTTGGTTTAAGGACGGAAAGGAAAACTTGTACGAGTCCGTTTATGTGCTGCAAAATCTAGGCGAATTCCTGCAAGACCACCCAGCTTTTAAAGCCAAAACTAAAAAAATTGTAGCTGGCTTGGTAAATTATCTAGATGGCCAAATCCTGAAGGAGTGGAGGGAAACCAAAAATCCATTTGAGAGAAGCTACTTGATTGATAGAGTGGTGAGATTCCTATACGGCCGCTCGTTCTTTGTTAAAGAGCATCCATTTAGTCAAGAATTAAGCCAAATCAATGATTATGTATTGCGCGAATCTTTCCACCATATGAATAATTATACCATCAGAGGGAAGGGTATTTTGGCCTTAACCTTAAATAGCTATAACCGAAAAGCCGAAGCGCAAAAAGTGATGCACTTCATCAAAGAACGCGCTACCATTTCCGAAGAAATGGGCATGTACTGGAACGAGAAATTTAGCTCATGGTTCTATTCAGATATTGAACGCCAAGCTGTTTTAATCAGAGCCTTTGACAAAGTGAGCAACGACCAAGAAAGTGTAGATTTAATGAAAATCTGGCTGCTCAAAAACAAAGAAACCAACCAATGGGACAATAACAAAAACACCGCAGCAGCTGTAAATGCCTTGCTTAATGTAGGTGGAAACTTGATGAATGAAAGCACCGATGTAGAAATCAAAATCGGTGGTAAAACTTGGCAACCTACCAAAGGAGACGAAATTGGTGGCGTGTACAACGAGACTTGGCAACCTAATGAAATAAAACCAAGTTTAGGACAAATCGAATTGAAAAAAGAAACGCCTGGCACCGCTTGGGGCGCACTTTACTATCAATATTTAGAAAATATGGATAAAGTGAAAAGCACCGAAACGGGCTTAAGCGTGAAAAAA